The DNA sequence CGGTGAAGCGGTGCGCGACGCCTTCGATCCACGCAAGACGTTCCGGTGACCGCCATGACGGAAAAAACCATCCAGCCACTTCTCTCCGTCCGTGACCTTTCGGTCGCATTTCATCAGGGCGGCGCGACCAGCATCGCCGTCGATCACGTCTCCTTCGACCTCATGCCGGGCGAAGTCGTTGCCCTCGTTGGCGAATCCGGTTCCGGAAAATCGGTGACGGCGAATTCCATCCTCAAATTGCTGCCCTATCCGGCGGCGAGCCACCCGTCTGGAAAAATCCTGTTTGACGGCAAGGACATGCTGGCCCTGCCGGAACGCTCCCTGCGTGCGGTCCGCGGCAACGACGTCACCATGATCTTTCAGGAGCCGATGACCTCGCTCAATCCGCTCCACACCATCGAGCGGCAGATCGGCGAGATTCTGGAGCTGCACCAGGCAATCACCGGGGCTGAGGCGCGGGCGCGCACGCTGGAACTGTTGCTGCAGGTCGGCATCCGCGAACCGGAAAAGCGCCTGAAAGCCTATCCGCATGAATTGTCCGGCGGCCAGCGGCAGCGTGTGATGATCGCCATGGCGCTTGCCAATCGGCCGAAACTGCTGATCGCCGATGAGCCGACCACCGCGCTCGACGTGACAGTGCAGGCGCAGATCCTCGAGCTTCTGAGTGATCTGAAGACGAAGCACGGCATGTCCATGCTGTTCATCACCCACGACCTCGGTATTGTCCGAAAATTTGCCGACCGCGTCTGTGTCATGACCAAGGGCAAGATCGTCGAGACCGGCACCGTGGAGCAGGTGTTTACTGATCCTCAGCACGCCTATACGCGCCATCTTCTTGCAGCCGAACCCAAAGGCGAGCCGCCGCATTCCGACACGACCAAACCGGTGGTCATGCAGGGTGACGATATCAAGGTCTGGTTCCCCATCAAGGCGGGACTGATGCGCCGGGTGGTCGACCATGTGAAGGCGGTGGACGGCATCGATATTACCCTGCGCGCCGGCCAGACGGTGGGCGTGGTGGGCGAATCCGGCTCGGGCAAGACGACGCTTGGTCTGGCTCTCTCCCGGCTGATCGCATCTGAGGGACGCA is a window from the Agrobacterium tumefaciens genome containing:
- a CDS encoding ABC transporter ATP-binding protein yields the protein MTEKTIQPLLSVRDLSVAFHQGGATSIAVDHVSFDLMPGEVVALVGESGSGKSVTANSILKLLPYPAASHPSGKILFDGKDMLALPERSLRAVRGNDVTMIFQEPMTSLNPLHTIERQIGEILELHQAITGAEARARTLELLLQVGIREPEKRLKAYPHELSGGQRQRVMIAMALANRPKLLIADEPTTALDVTVQAQILELLSDLKTKHGMSMLFITHDLGIVRKFADRVCVMTKGKIVETGTVEQVFTDPQHAYTRHLLAAEPKGEPPHSDTTKPVVMQGDDIKVWFPIKAGLMRRVVDHVKAVDGIDITLRAGQTVGVVGESGSGKTTLGLALSRLIASEGRISFIGQSIDHYSYEMMKPLRNRLQVVFQDPYGSLSPRMSVGEIVAEGLKVHERSLSADERDTRVAVALEEVGLDPATRWRYPHEFSGGQRQRIAIARAMVLKPRFVMLDEPTSALDMSVQAQVVDLLRDLQAKHELAYLFISHDLKVVKALANDLIVMRHGKVVESGPAAEIFANPQQDYTRALLAAAFNIEAVETKAVSQ